In Nitrospinota bacterium, a single genomic region encodes these proteins:
- the gltA gene encoding NADPH-dependent glutamate synthase: MSDEKKKRPGREKMPSHDPKKRIKNFNEVNFGYTPEKAIKEAKRCIQCKNPKCNPGCPVNIKIPDFIDLIAKGEFVAAARKIKEDNALPAICGRVCPQEEQCEIVCVLGVKGEPIAIGHLERFAADYEREKNHVEIPKVAKPTGKRVAVVGSGPASLTVVGDLVQLGHEVTIFEGLHKPGGVLVYGIPEFRLPKAIVKAEIDYLKKMGVKIECNSIIGKLKSVDELLENGFDAVFIGTGAGLPYFMEIPGKNLNGVYSANEYLTRSNLMKAYLFPEYDTPIIRGKNVAVIGGGNTALDAVRTAIRLGADNGYIVYRRSKKEMPARDEEIMHAEEEGVQFHFLCNPVRIIGNKDGWVKAIECLRMELGEPDESGRRRPVPIEGSEFQLKVDTVVFAIGTGANPIIPKTTPDIKTSKWGTILVNEETGETSKKGVFAGGDIVTGGATVILAMGAGRRASAAIDKYLRDENKD; encoded by the coding sequence ATGAGCGATGAAAAGAAAAAAAGACCGGGAAGAGAAAAGATGCCTTCCCATGATCCCAAGAAGAGGATAAAAAATTTTAATGAGGTCAATTTTGGATATACGCCTGAAAAGGCTATAAAAGAGGCAAAGAGGTGTATTCAGTGCAAAAACCCGAAATGTAATCCTGGTTGCCCGGTAAATATAAAGATCCCCGATTTCATCGATTTGATAGCAAAAGGGGAGTTTGTCGCTGCAGCCAGAAAGATAAAAGAGGACAATGCCCTCCCAGCAATATGCGGAAGAGTCTGTCCCCAGGAGGAACAGTGTGAGATTGTATGTGTCCTCGGAGTGAAAGGGGAACCGATTGCCATAGGGCATCTTGAGAGGTTCGCTGCCGATTATGAAAGGGAGAAAAACCATGTTGAGATACCAAAAGTGGCAAAACCCACAGGGAAAAGGGTCGCTGTGGTCGGTTCAGGGCCTGCTTCTTTAACTGTGGTCGGAGACCTCGTTCAGCTGGGACACGAGGTGACTATATTCGAAGGGCTCCATAAACCTGGTGGGGTGCTTGTCTACGGAATCCCTGAGTTCAGGCTCCCAAAAGCGATTGTCAAGGCAGAAATCGATTATCTGAAAAAGATGGGGGTAAAGATAGAGTGTAATTCTATCATCGGGAAGCTTAAAAGCGTTGACGAATTACTTGAGAACGGTTTTGACGCTGTTTTCATAGGGACAGGAGCAGGACTCCCCTATTTTATGGAGATACCTGGAAAGAATCTCAACGGTGTCTATTCTGCAAATGAATATCTGACCCGTTCGAATCTCATGAAGGCCTATCTTTTCCCCGAATACGACACCCCAATTATCAGGGGGAAGAATGTGGCGGTTATTGGCGGGGGGAATACAGCCCTCGATGCGGTAAGAACAGCGATTCGCCTTGGAGCGGATAATGGCTATATCGTCTACAGGCGTTCGAAAAAAGAGATGCCGGCCAGAGATGAAGAGATTATGCATGCTGAAGAGGAGGGGGTTCAGTTTCACTTTCTCTGTAATCCCGTAAGGATTATCGGAAATAAAGATGGATGGGTGAAAGCCATTGAATGCCTTAGAATGGAGCTGGGAGAGCCTGATGAATCAGGCAGAAGAAGACCCGTGCCCATAGAAGGTTCAGAATTCCAGCTGAAGGTCGATACCGTTGTCTTTGCCATAGGTACAGGGGCAAATCCGATTATTCCTAAAACGACTCCTGATATAAAGACGAGTAAATGGGGTACAATTTTAGTCAATGAAGAAACAGGCGAGACCAGCAAGAAGGGGGTTTTTGCTGGAGGAGATATCGTTACAGGAGGGGCGACTGTTATTTTGGCAATGGGAGCAGGAAGAAGGGCTTCAGCTGCTATTGATAAATATCTAAGAGATGAAAACAAAGATTAA
- the recN gene encoding DNA repair protein RecN: MLRELRIKNFAIIDLLNIEFDPGLIIFTGETGAGKSIIVEALGLTLGSKISPDDIRSGEDKGYVEALFDITKEAPLKKRLEEIGIQTEDGELILKKTFSSSGKSKSYINNNLVTLTVLSEVGKRLVDFHGQHHHQTLLHQENHIDIIDSYGKLLSRRDKLTQDYIQYCKLKRELDHLAKDNRERIQREDLIRFQMKEIDEAGLKTGEDTRLKEEKNILANSEKLYESSQELYELLYSSEGSIIEQLGKITNILHKMVDIDKSLKDALKDGENNLVQLEELSRTLKDYEKSLEFNPERLTELDDRLALINSLRRKYGSTIEEILRYRESLDEELDRIVHHDQKIFEIKKRLKELEDELRKAALKLSRERRKIALKIEGEVKKELKELGMDRVAFRVRFSHSLDEDSFIKWEGNSVSLKEKGIDNIEFLFSPNLGEELRPLSKIASGGEISRMMLALKSILTRDDNIPIMVFDEVDSGIGGRIAEIVGLKLKKVSRGHQVFCITHLPQIASQGDYHFKVTKEIQNKRTIATIKELTSREKVEEIARMSGGKKITETTRKYAKELLDK, translated from the coding sequence ATGCTAAGGGAACTACGTATCAAAAACTTTGCAATAATCGACCTCCTGAATATAGAATTTGACCCCGGCTTAATTATTTTTACTGGAGAGACAGGTGCTGGCAAGTCTATTATTGTTGAGGCTCTAGGTTTAACCTTGGGCAGCAAAATTTCTCCGGATGATATAAGATCCGGTGAGGACAAAGGATATGTAGAGGCCCTTTTTGATATTACAAAAGAAGCCCCTCTTAAAAAGAGACTTGAGGAGATTGGAATACAGACCGAAGATGGAGAATTAATTCTAAAAAAGACTTTTTCTTCTTCAGGAAAGAGCAAATCTTATATAAATAACAATCTCGTTACCCTAACCGTTCTCTCTGAGGTTGGTAAAAGATTAGTAGATTTTCATGGCCAACATCACCACCAGACACTCCTTCATCAAGAAAACCATATTGATATCATTGATTCTTATGGAAAACTCCTGAGCAGAAGAGACAAATTAACCCAAGATTACATTCAATATTGCAAATTAAAGAGAGAACTTGATCATTTAGCAAAAGACAATCGAGAAAGGATACAAAGAGAAGACCTCATCAGGTTTCAAATGAAAGAGATTGATGAGGCGGGATTAAAAACAGGGGAAGATACTAGATTAAAAGAAGAGAAAAATATCTTGGCCAATTCTGAGAAATTATATGAGAGTTCTCAAGAGTTATACGAACTTCTCTATTCCTCGGAAGGCTCTATTATCGAGCAGTTAGGAAAGATAACAAATATTCTTCATAAAATGGTTGATATCGACAAATCTTTAAAAGATGCATTAAAAGATGGGGAGAATAACCTTGTTCAGCTAGAAGAACTCTCTAGGACTCTGAAAGATTATGAAAAATCTTTAGAGTTCAACCCTGAAAGATTAACAGAATTGGATGATAGACTAGCCCTGATTAACTCACTAAGACGTAAATATGGTTCTACAATAGAAGAAATCCTTAGATACAGAGAATCTCTGGATGAGGAATTAGATAGGATTGTACACCATGACCAGAAGATTTTTGAGATAAAGAAAAGACTCAAAGAATTGGAGGATGAATTGAGAAAAGCTGCTTTGAAGCTATCCAGGGAGAGAAGGAAGATTGCCTTAAAGATTGAAGGAGAAGTAAAAAAAGAGCTAAAAGAATTAGGTATGGATAGAGTTGCTTTTCGAGTAAGATTTAGCCACAGCTTGGATGAGGATAGTTTTATTAAATGGGAGGGAAATTCAGTTAGTCTAAAAGAAAAAGGGATAGACAACATTGAATTTCTCTTTTCTCCCAACTTGGGGGAAGAGTTAAGGCCTCTTTCTAAGATAGCTTCTGGTGGTGAAATTTCAAGAATGATGTTGGCCTTGAAGAGTATTTTGACCAGAGATGATAATATTCCGATCATGGTTTTTGATGAGGTTGATTCTGGAATCGGGGGAAGAATAGCAGAAATTGTAGGATTGAAGTTAAAAAAGGTTTCAAGGGGTCATCAGGTATTCTGTATAACCCATCTCCCTCAAATTGCAAGTCAGGGAGATTATCATTTTAAAGTGACAAAGGAGATCCAAAATAAGAGGACCATTGCTACCATAAAAGAGCTGACCTCAAGAGAAAAGGTTGAAGAGATAGCCAGGATGTCTGGAGGCAAAAAGATAACTGAAACAACAAGAAAATACGCAAAAGAGCTTTTAGATAAGTAG
- a CDS encoding NAD(+)/NADH kinase, whose product MDRIGIIAKPHRHEAKEILDKLVPWLKENKKEVYIDIDTASLIGLSSPYPKPKIPSMVDMIIVLGGDGTLLSVARLINDNDVPIFGVNLGGMGFLTEVTREELYPALEKIFSGDYIVHERLKLTTHIYRQGEKIAEYSAINEVAINKGALARIIDLEAFIDGKYLATYKADGLIVSTPTGSTAYSLSAGGPIIYPTMEALILNPICPHTLTNRPLVVPDNVKIEITLASENEDVFLTMDGQVGFALKYRDMVQVKKSHRKIKLILSPDKDYFQVLREKLKWGERA is encoded by the coding sequence ATGGATAGGATAGGAATAATAGCTAAACCACACAGACACGAGGCAAAAGAAATTCTAGATAAACTCGTCCCTTGGTTAAAAGAAAATAAAAAAGAGGTATATATTGACATAGATACAGCTTCCCTTATTGGACTGAGCTCTCCATATCCAAAACCTAAGATACCATCAATGGTAGATATGATAATTGTATTAGGAGGAGATGGAACGCTCCTGAGTGTTGCGAGATTGATTAATGATAATGATGTGCCCATTTTTGGAGTAAATCTTGGTGGAATGGGTTTTCTAACAGAGGTAACACGTGAAGAATTGTACCCTGCTTTAGAAAAGATATTTTCGGGAGATTATATTGTCCATGAACGACTCAAATTGACTACTCATATCTATCGACAAGGTGAGAAGATTGCAGAATATAGTGCAATTAATGAAGTAGCTATAAATAAAGGGGCCTTAGCCAGAATAATAGATCTAGAGGCTTTTATTGATGGTAAATATTTAGCAACATACAAGGCGGATGGCCTTATTGTTTCAACACCAACTGGCTCAACAGCATATTCCCTGTCTGCTGGTGGACCAATCATATATCCTACAATGGAGGCATTAATATTAAATCCAATCTGTCCCCACACCTTGACAAATAGACCTCTGGTGGTACCTGATAATGTAAAAATAGAAATAACCTTAGCTTCTGAGAATGAGGATGTCTTTCTTACCATGGATGGACAGGTGGGTTTTGCCTTGAAATATAGAGATATGGTCCAGGTAAAAAAATCTCATCGAAAGATTAAACTCATCCTCTCCCCTGACAAGGATTACTTTCAGGTACTAAGAGAAAAACTAAAGTGGGGAGAGAGGGCGTAA